A part of Bacteroidia bacterium genomic DNA contains:
- a CDS encoding OmpA family protein: MKKIIFLLLGLGCLFQKIQAQTEPKFENLGKGINSEYDDLAPVVTPDGKTLYFTRKNHPQNQAGISGTEDTWVSSFDPKTKTWLPATNLGKSFNSQRVNGIQSISPDGNTIFIFGAYENGAYKGLGFSTRERTGEGWGAPSAVKIEGLTDMVKGIFLGAYMANSGKVMILYFSEVPGSRSNDLYVSFQKEDGTWTRPKSLGQTVNSSGSDASPFIAADNKSLYFASDREGGLGSFDIYVTRRLDDSWLTWSKPENLGPSVNTSGFEANYSIPASGEYAYISTEKGSVGRSDIARIKIDKNIRPDPVALVFGTVKIAETNIPVGASVRVVSLPDNNDEGGVRAFSSTGKYQTTIPVGRSFLLIASKAGFKSDTATIDLSAVKDYKEITQDFTLVQEVVKSASESENKEGGLDTRLSTVYFESGKIDILPEAQRELDRVYTILSENPGLMLVIEGNADIVGTFDDNWQLSEYRARNVRAYLIAKGVSPSRLKILYYGNTNAAAPNKSEEGRKLNRRVDIHIWVEQF, from the coding sequence AAGATTATTTTTCTACTGCTTGGGTTGGGATGTCTCTTCCAAAAAATCCAGGCGCAGACCGAGCCTAAGTTTGAGAACCTGGGCAAAGGTATCAATTCTGAATACGATGATCTGGCACCAGTGGTAACACCAGACGGGAAAACTTTATATTTTACCCGTAAAAATCATCCGCAGAATCAAGCAGGTATCAGTGGAACTGAAGATACCTGGGTGTCTTCTTTTGATCCTAAAACAAAAACCTGGCTGCCGGCAACCAACCTCGGAAAGTCTTTCAACAGCCAGCGGGTGAATGGTATCCAATCCATCAGCCCCGATGGCAATACAATTTTTATTTTTGGCGCCTATGAAAATGGCGCTTACAAAGGCCTGGGCTTTTCTACCAGAGAGCGCACCGGCGAAGGCTGGGGAGCGCCTTCCGCAGTAAAGATCGAGGGACTCACCGATATGGTGAAGGGCATTTTCCTTGGCGCCTACATGGCCAACAGTGGTAAAGTCATGATTCTCTATTTCAGCGAAGTGCCCGGCAGCCGCTCCAATGATCTCTATGTCAGTTTTCAAAAAGAGGATGGCACCTGGACTCGTCCCAAAAGCCTCGGACAAACGGTCAACAGCTCTGGTAGTGATGCTTCGCCATTTATCGCAGCAGACAATAAAAGCCTTTATTTTGCCAGCGACCGGGAAGGTGGATTGGGAAGTTTTGACATCTATGTTACCCGGAGACTGGACGATTCCTGGCTCACCTGGTCAAAACCCGAAAACCTGGGCCCTTCCGTCAATACCTCTGGCTTTGAGGCCAACTATTCGATTCCTGCATCAGGAGAATACGCCTATATTTCCACTGAAAAAGGTTCGGTAGGCCGGAGCGACATCGCCCGAATTAAAATCGATAAAAATATTCGCCCTGATCCGGTCGCGCTGGTGTTTGGGACAGTAAAAATTGCCGAAACAAATATTCCTGTAGGCGCCTCTGTCAGGGTTGTCTCCTTACCTGACAATAATGATGAAGGCGGCGTCAGAGCATTCTCTTCTACCGGAAAGTACCAGACTACGATTCCTGTTGGCCGGTCATTTCTGCTGATTGCTTCTAAAGCGGGATTTAAGTCTGACACAGCAACCATCGATTTGTCTGCTGTTAAAGACTACAAGGAAATCACTCAGGACTTTACCCTCGTGCAGGAAGTGGTGAAATCTGCCTCGGAATCGGAAAATAAGGAAGGAGGCCTCGACACCCGTTTGTCCACGGTTTATTTTGAGTCGGGGAAAATAGATATTCTGCCCGAAGCACAACGCGAACTTGACCGGGTGTATACGATTCTATCTGAAAATCCCGGCCTCATGCTTGTCATTGAGGGGAATGCCGACATCGTCGGAACTTTTGACGACAACTGGCAATTGTCAGAGTACCGCGCCCGTAATGTACGGGCGTATCTGATCGCCAAAGGCGTGTCTCCTTCCCGGCTTAAGATCCTCTATTACGGCAATACCAATGCAGCCGCGCCCAATAAATCGGAAGAAGGCCGAAAGCTAAACCGCCGGGTGGATATCCATATCTGGGTGGAACAGTTCTAG
- a CDS encoding polysaccharide deacetylase family protein, whose translation MRTSLVPVLGGLSAPISLSLLRNLSRQRLVLPVYHLSTNEEVPHIRHIYPVRDEQIFSKDMDFFLRHFLPLDFEAIQKHVSGEQPIQKPSFFLSFDDGLREIYEVVAPILRQKGIPAAFFVNSDFVDNRGLFFRYKASLLVDRLSKNTFSQNILSRLETLLSDHQIPEGLSLAERLLLVRYDQQNLFEEAAALLETDFAEFLSTQRPYMTTGQIQSLKREGFTIGAHSADHPEYQFISPEQQLSQTHRSLAYLRTKLGITENTFAFPFTDFGVGRKLFEQMYESEKVSVSFGCAGIKNDSFARHLQRLPMEGTLLPAEKIVKGEYLYYLLKMPFGKNKILRI comes from the coding sequence ATGCGAACTTCGCTGGTTCCTGTGCTGGGTGGTCTTTCCGCGCCTATTTCGCTTTCGCTGCTGCGTAATCTCAGCCGGCAACGGCTGGTGCTGCCTGTATATCATCTCAGCACAAATGAGGAAGTGCCGCATATCCGGCATATATACCCGGTGCGAGATGAACAGATTTTCAGCAAAGACATGGATTTTTTTCTCCGGCACTTTTTACCGCTCGATTTCGAGGCGATTCAGAAGCATGTCTCTGGTGAACAACCTATTCAAAAACCCTCCTTTTTCCTTTCTTTTGACGACGGGCTGAGGGAAATTTATGAGGTGGTTGCACCCATTCTTCGGCAAAAGGGAATTCCCGCTGCCTTTTTTGTCAATTCAGATTTTGTGGACAACCGGGGGCTGTTTTTCCGCTATAAAGCCAGCCTGCTTGTAGATCGGTTGAGTAAAAATACATTTTCTCAAAACATTCTTTCCCGACTCGAAACATTGCTGTCCGACCACCAAATCCCGGAGGGGCTTTCTTTGGCAGAAAGACTGCTGCTCGTGAGATATGACCAGCAAAACCTCTTCGAAGAAGCGGCAGCTTTGCTTGAAACAGATTTCGCTGAATTTCTTTCCACCCAAAGACCCTATATGACTACCGGGCAGATCCAGTCGCTGAAGCGTGAGGGATTTACCATTGGTGCGCATAGTGCTGATCACCCGGAGTATCAGTTTATTTCTCCAGAACAGCAGTTGTCGCAAACTCACCGGAGTCTGGCTTATCTGCGGACGAAGCTGGGAATCACGGAAAACACATTTGCCTTTCCCTTTACAGATTTTGGCGTTGGCCGCAAGCTTTTTGAGCAAATGTATGAGTCTGAAAAAGTTTCCGTATCCTTTGGTTGTGCGGGGATAAAAAATGATAGTTTTGCCCGACACCTCCAACGTCTGCCGATGGAAGGAACGCTGCTCCCGGCAGAAAAAATCGTGAAAGGCGAATACCTGTATTATCTGTTGAAAATGCCTTTTGGTAAGAATAAGATTTTAAGGATTTAG
- a CDS encoding GNAT family N-acetyltransferase has translation MDFRELTPAGLQEFIASEEYRQMPVIPISPQRAISHINNPRVEKDDMILLLAYEDEKLVGYLGVLADSLYVRGKIRKAGWLSCMWVDPLQRGKGIAKKLLTQVLDAWGERILVTEFTHAAKGLYDYSGVFDDLKKLEGIRAYLRLPVSDILPRKKPVLKSLTPVLRFFDNMVNTLISVRLWFWQSNPAISWEVIREIDEELGAFIEARQENQLMRRSAEDLNWMIRYPWLLGGVGEDRISSRYHFSAVDMRFEVINLRLTDSQGKTVGYLMLTVRGNNLKIPYLYVEDGRIAEVAKLIVRLMKEKGLRVLTVFHPALVQYFRANRRPFFHIRKAYRHFIISKIFGPVDPVEIEIQDGDADCGFT, from the coding sequence ATGGATTTCAGGGAACTTACACCTGCCGGTTTACAGGAATTTATTGCTTCGGAGGAATACCGGCAGATGCCCGTGATACCGATCAGTCCACAGCGGGCAATTTCGCATATCAATAATCCCCGGGTCGAAAAGGACGATATGATTCTCCTGCTGGCATATGAGGACGAAAAACTTGTCGGTTATCTGGGGGTTTTAGCTGATAGCCTGTATGTGAGAGGAAAGATTCGCAAGGCGGGCTGGCTGAGTTGTATGTGGGTGGATCCTTTGCAGCGTGGAAAGGGGATCGCCAAAAAACTACTGACCCAGGTTCTCGATGCATGGGGCGAGCGGATACTGGTAACAGAATTTACCCATGCGGCCAAAGGATTGTATGATTACTCGGGGGTGTTTGACGATCTTAAGAAACTGGAAGGAATCAGAGCCTATCTGCGCCTTCCTGTCTCTGACATTCTCCCCCGCAAAAAGCCTGTACTCAAATCGCTCACGCCGGTTTTGAGGTTTTTCGACAATATGGTGAATACCCTGATCTCAGTGAGGTTATGGTTTTGGCAGTCAAATCCTGCAATCAGTTGGGAGGTCATTCGCGAAATTGACGAAGAGTTGGGGGCATTTATCGAAGCCCGGCAGGAAAACCAGCTGATGCGTCGGAGTGCGGAAGACCTGAACTGGATGATTCGGTATCCCTGGCTGCTCGGTGGAGTGGGGGAGGATCGTATCAGCAGCCGGTACCATTTTTCTGCTGTGGATATGCGATTTGAAGTCATAAACCTTCGCCTGACGGATTCACAAGGAAAAACCGTGGGTTATCTTATGCTGACGGTTCGGGGCAATAACCTCAAAATCCCCTATCTGTATGTAGAAGATGGGCGTATCGCTGAAGTAGCAAAACTGATAGTCCGGCTGATGAAAGAAAAAGGACTTCGGGTGCTTACCGTATTTCACCCTGCGCTTGTTCAATATTTTCGCGCCAACCGCCGGCCTTTTTTTCACATCCGCAAAGCGTATCGCCATTTTATCATCTCCAAAATATTTGGTCCGGTAGATCCTGTGGAGATCGAAATTCAGGACGGTGACGCAGATTGCGGGTTTACCTGA
- a CDS encoding cyclase family protein, with protein MKLYAHISGKKYAVASEAMDISIPLDFYGSQPNTYNIPPATSKAFEGGGFVGDVRRGGSCNFETTSLTAHCNGTHTECVGHITGTRLSVHDRLKDTLVPATLISVIPERATKTRDTYAPSFNTEDRVITRNSMAEALAHSDRYFLEALVIRTLPNETGKKSRDYMVQAPPFFSLEAMQMIRSYGVKHLLVDMPSVDRLFDEGLLSAHHIFWEITGHEEGSVEGESAYRTITEMIFVPDEIPDGQYLLNLQIAPFVSDASPSRPRLFHVNPE; from the coding sequence ATGAAGTTATACGCACATATTTCCGGAAAAAAATACGCAGTTGCATCTGAAGCAATGGATATTTCTATTCCGCTTGATTTTTACGGCTCACAACCCAATACGTATAATATTCCCCCGGCAACATCAAAAGCTTTCGAAGGGGGCGGATTTGTAGGTGACGTGCGTCGGGGCGGCAGTTGCAATTTTGAAACAACTTCGCTTACTGCGCATTGTAATGGCACACATACAGAATGTGTCGGCCATATTACCGGCACGCGTTTGTCTGTTCACGACCGCTTGAAGGATACGCTGGTTCCGGCAACGTTGATTTCTGTTATTCCGGAAAGAGCCACCAAGACCCGCGATACCTATGCGCCATCCTTTAATACTGAAGATCGTGTAATTACCCGCAACAGCATGGCAGAAGCGCTGGCGCATTCGGATCGGTATTTTCTGGAAGCGCTGGTCATACGTACCCTGCCCAATGAAACAGGGAAAAAGAGCCGGGACTATATGGTTCAGGCACCGCCATTTTTTTCACTGGAAGCTATGCAGATGATCCGCAGTTATGGGGTCAAACATTTACTGGTGGATATGCCTTCTGTTGACAGGTTATTTGATGAAGGATTGCTATCGGCGCATCATATTTTCTGGGAAATCACCGGGCATGAGGAAGGTTCAGTGGAAGGGGAAAGTGCATATCGGACGATAACAGAAATGATATTCGTGCCGGATGAAATTCCTGACGGACAGTATTTGCTCAACCTTCAGATTGCCCCTTTTGTAAGTGACGCTTCGCCCAGCCGGCCGAGGTTGTTTCACGTCAATCCGGAATGA
- a CDS encoding MmcQ/YjbR family DNA-binding protein: MNIETLRNYCLSLKGVTESFPFGEDTLVYKVMGKMFALSSFSNPTTANLKCDPEYALELREHYPEAILPGYHMNKKHWNTVSLVDNLQESLIISLIDHSYELVVAGLPAKVRAELENM; the protein is encoded by the coding sequence ATGAATATAGAAACTTTACGCAATTACTGTCTTTCCCTTAAAGGTGTTACCGAATCATTCCCTTTTGGCGAAGATACCCTTGTATATAAAGTGATGGGCAAAATGTTTGCGCTTTCCTCTTTCAGTAACCCCACGACAGCCAACCTGAAATGTGATCCGGAATACGCACTGGAACTACGGGAACATTATCCGGAGGCGATTTTACCGGGCTATCACATGAACAAAAAACACTGGAATACGGTATCACTCGTCGATAATCTTCAGGAATCACTGATCATTTCGCTCATTGACCATTCCTACGAATTGGTAGTAGCCGGGCTTCCTGCCAAGGTCAGGGCAGAATTGGAAAATATGTAG
- a CDS encoding dicarboxylate/amino acid:cation symporter: MKLYTKILIGMLAGIVAGYLFNLLGWQEFTVYTDWMGTVFIRLVKMLVVPLVLVSLILGSASLGDIRKVGKIGVKAFVFFMFTTAVGAGIGLLVADVVQPGKGLAKEKTESLVAQYQEAASSKIDEKATQALKEKSAFEKVIDLMVSMVPTNPFEALAKGDMLGVIFFALFLGICMTLIPVEKAQPLINAFDGLNDAIIKMVTLAMETAPYGVFALMLNVVASLGLDILLLLTKYAFAVLLGLALHIAITHFSFLRFYVKQNPLKFISAIKEAIVMAFSTSSSSATLPISMNVAETNLGVSRQVSSFVLPLGATINMDGTAIYQAVAAIFIAQVFDIQLSFAAQLTIILTATMASVGAAGVPGAGMITLALVLSTAGIPESGIALIFGLDRILDMCRTVVNIFGDLVLTTVMAKSEGENVQITLDHDIISG, encoded by the coding sequence ATGAAGCTTTATACAAAAATCCTTATCGGCATGCTGGCTGGTATTGTGGCCGGATATCTTTTCAATCTGTTGGGATGGCAGGAATTCACAGTCTATACGGACTGGATGGGCACAGTCTTTATCCGTCTGGTAAAAATGCTTGTGGTGCCACTGGTGCTTGTCTCCTTGATATTGGGCTCTGCCAGCCTGGGTGATATCCGGAAAGTGGGGAAAATAGGGGTTAAAGCTTTTGTCTTTTTTATGTTTACCACAGCTGTTGGTGCGGGCATAGGTCTTCTGGTGGCAGATGTCGTGCAGCCGGGTAAAGGTCTGGCCAAAGAAAAAACAGAATCACTGGTTGCACAGTATCAGGAAGCTGCCTCATCAAAAATTGACGAGAAGGCTACACAGGCTTTGAAAGAGAAGAGTGCTTTTGAGAAGGTTATCGACCTGATGGTGAGCATGGTCCCGACAAATCCTTTTGAGGCACTGGCCAAAGGAGATATGCTGGGCGTCATCTTCTTCGCTTTATTTTTGGGGATATGTATGACGCTGATTCCTGTCGAAAAAGCCCAGCCGCTGATCAACGCCTTCGACGGCTTGAATGATGCGATCATCAAGATGGTGACACTTGCCATGGAAACAGCCCCCTACGGGGTTTTTGCCCTGATGCTCAATGTCGTCGCCAGTCTCGGGCTCGATATTTTGCTGTTGCTCACCAAATACGCATTTGCCGTACTCCTGGGGCTCGCCTTGCATATTGCTATTACGCATTTCAGCTTCCTTCGCTTTTATGTAAAGCAAAATCCGCTGAAGTTTATCTCAGCAATCAAAGAGGCCATTGTCATGGCCTTCAGTACAAGTTCCAGCAGTGCCACGCTTCCGATCAGTATGAACGTCGCGGAAACCAATCTGGGGGTCTCGCGGCAGGTCAGCAGTTTTGTACTTCCACTGGGTGCGACGATAAATATGGATGGAACCGCCATCTATCAGGCAGTAGCTGCCATTTTCATTGCCCAGGTTTTTGATATCCAGCTGAGTTTTGCCGCTCAACTTACCATTATCCTTACCGCTACCATGGCTTCGGTAGGCGCTGCGGGTGTCCCCGGAGCGGGTATGATTACCCTTGCGCTCGTTCTCAGCACTGCTGGAATACCGGAATCGGGGATCGCGCTGATTTTTGGGCTGGACCGGATTCTGGATATGTGCCGTACGGTCGTTAATATCTTTGGCGACCTGGTACTTACAACCGTAATGGCCAAATCTGAAGGAGAGAATGTTCAGATTACCCTCGACCACGATATCATTTCGGGATAG
- a CDS encoding DUF6089 family protein, with product MNARTITFMLYLVFAAVTTSFGQRTHSISAGLGTIYYYGDLTDNFNNSLLKPAVSLSYSKYIVQQLSFRVNFTFGQIGAYDNAAFDRARVLRNLHFKSNLFELSGNVVYEFLPDKNFGNAWQGKPHWSPYIFGGIAFFRFNPKAIYNNEWYELQPLGTEGQFIPGNAGPYSLVQASVPVGLGASIRLSEKAGINFEIGYRTTFTDYLDDVSTVYPDFEALAEVSGPLAVTLSERSVGDIFRPGEKRGNSDANDSYFFTMVSVTYYLSRYASRDN from the coding sequence ATGAATGCAAGAACCATTACTTTCATGCTCTATTTGGTTTTCGCGGCTGTCACAACCTCTTTCGGACAAAGAACTCATTCCATCTCCGCAGGGTTGGGGACGATTTATTATTATGGTGATCTCACCGATAATTTTAATAACTCTCTGCTAAAACCTGCTGTAAGCCTCAGCTACAGCAAGTATATTGTGCAGCAGCTTAGCTTTAGGGTAAACTTCACATTTGGGCAGATCGGTGCGTATGACAACGCGGCCTTTGACCGTGCCCGGGTACTTAGAAACCTCCATTTCAAAAGCAATTTGTTTGAGTTGAGCGGAAATGTCGTTTACGAATTTCTGCCTGACAAAAACTTCGGCAACGCATGGCAGGGCAAACCGCACTGGAGCCCTTACATCTTTGGCGGAATCGCCTTCTTCCGGTTTAACCCTAAGGCTATTTACAACAATGAATGGTATGAACTCCAGCCTCTGGGTACTGAAGGGCAGTTTATCCCTGGCAATGCAGGTCCTTATTCTTTGGTACAGGCTAGTGTACCTGTAGGTTTGGGAGCAAGCATTCGCCTTTCTGAAAAAGCCGGGATTAATTTTGAGATCGGTTACAGAACCACCTTCACCGATTATCTGGATGACGTAAGCACTGTCTATCCAGATTTTGAAGCACTGGCTGAAGTAAGTGGGCCGCTGGCGGTTACACTTTCCGAGCGTTCGGTAGGTGATATATTCAGACCCGGTGAAAAACGCGGTAACTCTGATGCCAACGATAGTTACTTCTTTACGATGGTTTCAGTAACTTATTACCTGAGCCGTTACGCTTCGCGTGATAACTAA
- a CDS encoding glycine--tRNA ligase — MNYDEIFPKIISHAKEYGFIFPSSEIYDGLGAVYDYGQNGVELKLNIKTAWWKAMIQMHENIVGLDSAILMHPTVWKASGHVDAFSDPLIDNKDSKKRYRADVLIEEQIQKYDDKALKDTQKRAEKEGWAAGGPEFNDYLQKNRNAQKAQEIQARLEAALNSDDLNNLRDIIVDYEIACPESGSKNWSEVRQFNLMFKTQLGATAETAMDLYFRPETAQGTYVNFLNVQKSSRMKLPFGIAQIGKAFRNEIVARQFIFRMREFEQMEMQFFIKPGTQKEWFEYWKEKRSRWHKALGLNTDRLRFHVHEKLAHYADAAEDIQFRFPFGIKELEGIHSRTDFDLGQHQEFSGKKLQYFDPETNESFVPYVVETAVGLDRTFLAHLSNAYDEEEVPSAQGTMEVRKVLRFHPLLAPYKAAVFPLVRKDGLPEIAREIIGGLKYDYNVMYDEKDAIGKRYRRHDAIGTPFCITVDYETKEDNSVTIRERDSMNQVRIPIAEVQSYIKKHLDWRQVLED, encoded by the coding sequence ATGAATTACGACGAAATATTTCCAAAAATCATTTCCCATGCCAAGGAGTATGGTTTTATTTTTCCTTCCAGTGAGATATATGACGGTCTGGGTGCCGTATATGATTATGGGCAGAATGGTGTGGAGCTAAAGCTGAATATCAAAACAGCCTGGTGGAAGGCGATGATTCAGATGCATGAAAATATTGTCGGACTCGATTCGGCGATTCTTATGCATCCGACGGTTTGGAAAGCATCCGGTCACGTGGACGCATTCAGCGATCCGCTGATCGACAATAAGGACTCAAAAAAACGCTACCGCGCCGACGTACTGATCGAAGAGCAAATCCAGAAATACGACGATAAGGCGTTAAAAGACACGCAAAAACGTGCAGAAAAAGAAGGCTGGGCAGCCGGTGGGCCAGAGTTTAATGATTATCTTCAGAAAAACCGCAATGCGCAGAAGGCGCAGGAAATCCAGGCACGTCTGGAAGCAGCCTTAAACTCTGACGACCTCAACAACCTTCGGGATATCATTGTTGATTATGAAATCGCATGCCCGGAGTCAGGTTCCAAAAACTGGTCAGAAGTGCGGCAGTTTAACCTGATGTTTAAGACACAGCTGGGAGCTACCGCAGAAACAGCGATGGATCTTTATTTCCGTCCTGAAACGGCGCAAGGTACCTATGTCAACTTCCTGAATGTACAGAAATCTTCCCGGATGAAACTTCCTTTCGGGATTGCCCAGATCGGGAAGGCATTTCGCAACGAGATTGTAGCGCGGCAGTTTATCTTCCGTATGCGTGAGTTTGAGCAAATGGAAATGCAGTTTTTCATCAAACCCGGCACACAAAAAGAGTGGTTTGAATACTGGAAAGAAAAACGTTCACGCTGGCACAAGGCTTTGGGCCTGAATACCGACCGCCTGCGGTTTCACGTTCACGAAAAACTCGCTCACTATGCCGATGCAGCAGAGGATATCCAGTTCCGTTTTCCATTTGGTATCAAGGAGCTGGAAGGTATTCACTCAAGGACAGATTTTGACCTGGGACAGCATCAGGAATTTTCAGGTAAAAAGCTCCAGTACTTTGACCCTGAAACCAACGAGTCTTTTGTCCCTTATGTAGTTGAAACCGCCGTGGGGCTTGACCGGACATTCCTGGCACATCTCAGCAACGCTTATGATGAGGAAGAAGTGCCGAGCGCGCAGGGCACGATGGAAGTCAGGAAAGTGCTTCGTTTTCACCCATTGCTTGCGCCTTATAAAGCAGCCGTGTTCCCATTGGTAAGAAAAGACGGGCTTCCGGAAATTGCGAGAGAGATCATCGGCGGACTCAAATATGACTACAATGTCATGTACGACGAAAAAGACGCCATTGGAAAAAGGTACCGGAGACACGACGCGATTGGCACGCCATTCTGCATCACGGTTGATTACGAGACCAAAGAAGACAACTCCGTTACGATCCGCGAAAGAGACAGTATGAACCAGGTTCGTATTCCGATTGCGGAAGTACAGAGCTATATAAAAAAGCACCTGGACTGGCGCCAGGTGCTGGAAGATTAA